One genomic window of Anguilla anguilla isolate fAngAng1 chromosome 13, fAngAng1.pri, whole genome shotgun sequence includes the following:
- the LOC118211900 gene encoding death-inducer obliterator 1-like isoform X2, whose protein sequence is MEDSMSPERSPAPGPEQSQDPLDIGSQASVAAEEKGEQTNEDAKPEESEKSVKAAGEFKKTWGFRRTTIAKREMPGDTDSQDGRNAPVRRSGRQAKRTDKMEEFLSTAKRGRGGRRSAPAHLEASDPPSQTPTDAETASEASFDGNAETKAADDKKSPERPRARRRRAAAKPKGGSVSDNGSSENEDEDNEEAPVLKEEQTTQEAGKTGDPELQEGTEKKEEEEEEEEKEGEEKPAAESRPASVSPARAASRDSTPAKKKVTRPRAGRKASKDRKGDDDDDTDEDEDSSDKSDDEGYDPNALYCICRQKHNKRFMICCDRCEEWFHGDCVGITEARGRLLERNGEDYICPNCTVQKSRSTSPASASEGDKRPARKVGQNSAEQAALSSGVEDKHGEDLGIKGRIEKATNPSGKKKIKIFQPVCDKHITQTQAAEAAAAAPAAALPKCIGPGCGKNALPDSVYCGNDCILRHAAAAMKSITDVKETKPKEKPKPKGQKKPTTRSTVKRSAGRRSTESSGQPDDDDDSDSEDEEEDEEGERKEQEPAVASWSSDHNYNAVTPEKTAPNASSVFNKSSGKESDDDDEDEDDDEEATTNRKQSPVSSTPPKPSKKVPASPGAKTLAKRKKHTSLSPGRGRASKKPALPPGKAPKTKKPSPAPPALPPVAPLPAGPPASRHHVTGALRVSKTNYTIPKKQPQPPTSGPSPAVRPPPVSSAPPTSTSSAPPRPPPPAAVTPQPQPQPQPQPQPQPNNQIRQNIRRSLTDILYKRVSDSDDLAIPESEVGKLAVNIEKEMFNLFLNTDNKYKNKYRSIMFNLKDPKNKGLFYRVVGGEVSPFKLVRLSPEELLSREISEWRPREAPEVLDPNPRPPPPGQSRPTPKLEVAPDVDMEESPPLSDGDVCIPASCPSPGMGSAAEQEEPRPSPAPAPAPASAPAPASASGPAVKTSQVNVASPVPDIFSSMLKDTTAEHRTHLFDLNCKICTGQKSADDEPPAKKPKPSAPAVVKKAEVKVKHEPRPSKAGGSSSDSAPIAPPGGETPVTESPASPEDACVAPAPSQSCAPVAIPAVSSVTITRRDPRTAGYRPPVPATPALPAVSSTSEPSVTETKAALPPPPPPPPPPSAPKSILLKPNASPDTRFFSTPGASGPDSHSPQESETAMFLSGQEMMWKGFINMHTVAKFVTKAYLVSGSFEHLKEDLPDTIHIGGRISPHTVWDYVGKLKTSLSKELCLIRFHPATEEEEVAYVSLFSYFSSRRRFGVVANNNRRIKDLYLIPLSAKDPLPSKLLPFDGPGLEPARPNLLLGLVICQKERKRSAASQEGDEKRSKLQARDPDDTGLPKPPAIPRPEVKQEKTHLYNLEASASTTPPGSPPSMGSSESSSSSQVTPSMLSLVSSLKGSAAGSSGKDSPSSSASSSATPLQTILKTLFGKKKQDSDASLSPSEHASVEALVPVPLLDPIVQQFGQISKEKEVDEDEDDRPYDPEEEYDSAMGYGTEVPVVTGKAFETSKQAEAAVPASTADVDDVAYDPEDETIFDEVKGGVDVPGQAKAKPTSEGEVGGSTLTEQQKMLDELNKQIEEQKRQLEEQEESIRQQRANVGVSIGDTLLTAPTKSLLANSQLLVLGKKAEELVAKTPVAPVINQRRDPRQSRDPRQAAANRRLTSDSVEKEEASTSATVEDTVPVQADITKPVQSQPEMETQAEVKQAEAVPFLDTKDTEVVIPLLGETVEPDMEDLTEPFTEPVEKPNGDSTKAEIESNPYTAWPNSASILKAKELSDLEKSHEQSVPDLAQTQTSTPYYSTHGSSNPTLPRNPQNTAQSNTYPQDSQAPLVPHMAMSNPDFGSTQEMPPPIPFQPPLGPPPMQGIPPIQGPPPMQGEGDQSQYRDPSHFGPPAPYPPYQNQWGGPQQQFDSPRGPLPQPMMGPRAPPPFQPLGQRGPPPQMFDSPMGSIPPQHMGQRGPPPGQFMEGHGPPPPPFDGQNGSLQPRFNGPPPPFNFSGPRGPPPPFAGPPPVHFDNRAPPPSHFPGPRGPPPPHQFGDHGPQKPLLDTPRGPDDQQYDNSSSTYQQGLEQHQGQTPPPMYRETPPPSQALSYRAPPHNQFEARRGPPSGSEMGPQRFTPPNQFGGPRGPPPHAHNQRVPSPQHRGSFEDQRGPPPPDFSPRQRGPPPAHFSGPRAHPPTHFSESGGGGQPRFHFENHPPDGRPLRHAGPLLPTPPDGPIQIPNRMGHSPEPHREDHWRPAPDLRRRGSGRDDSEPRNSGDRPSRFEASHREREGIQGPTRISEERQRDVSEDRRRERDGAHAGRPWDRSTGKRWSRERDRERDRERDRSRGREGERHREGDGDKRRDRDRDRERERDRGRDRDSDRRDHDRDSDRRDHDRDRARNRDRDRDRDRDRERDRDRDNRDRRRDRSRSRDRERGKDRERDRGRDRDRDRDRERDRDRERKERSKSKEKGKENKSEAPKESEKPTETEIAANKNTAS, encoded by the exons CCTCGGTAGCAGcggaggagaagggggagcAGACTAATGAGGACGCCAAGCCAGAGGAGTCCGAGAAGTCTGTGAAGGCCGCCGGTGAGTTCAAGAAGACCTGGGGCTTCCGCAGAACCACGATAGCCAAGAGAGAGATGCCCGGCGACACGGACAGCCAGGACGGCCGGAACGCGCCCGTGCGCCGCAGCGGCCGGCAGGCCAAGCGCACCGACAAGATGGAGGAGTTCCTGTCCACCGCCAAACGAGGccggggtgggaggaggagcgCCCCCGCGCACCTGGAGGCCTCAGACCCGCCGTCCCAGACGCCCACCGACGCCGAGACCGCCTCCGAGGCCAGCTTCGACGGGAACGCCGAAACGAAGGCCGCCGACGACAAGAAGTCCCCCGAGAGGCCGCGGGCCCGCCGGAGGAGGGCTGCGGCCAAGCCCAAGGGCGGCTCCGTCAGCGACAACGGGAGCTCGGAAAACGAAGACGAGGACAACGAGGAAGCGCCCGTCTTGAAGGAGGAGCAGACGACCCAGGAAGCGGGCAAGACTGGGGACCCCGAGTTGCAAGAGGGGACCgagaaaaaagaggaagaggaagaggaagaggagaaggagggagaggagaagccCGCCGCTGAGTCCAGACCGGCGTCTGTTAGCCCGGCCAGGGCTGCCAGCAGGGACTCCACACCTGCCAAGAAAAAAGTCACTCGGCCTAGAGCGGGGAGGAAGGCCTCTAAGGACAGGAAaggggatgatgatgatgacactGATGAAGATGAGGACTCCTCGGATAAATCTGACGACGAGGGCTACGATCCCAATGCGTTATATTGCATCTGTCGACAGAAGCACAACAAGAG gttcatGATCTGCTGCGATCGCTGTGAGGAGTGGTTCCACGGCGACTGCGTGGGTATCACGGAGGCGCGCGGCCGCCTGCTGGAGAGGAACGGGGAAGACTACATCTGCCCCAACTGCACCGTGCAGAAGAGCCGCTCCACGTCCCCTGCCAGCGCCTCCGAGGGCGACAAGCGCCCCGCCCGAAAGGTTGGCCAGAACTCTGCTGAGCAGGCTGCTCTCTCTTCTGGAGTGGAGGACAAACATGGCGAAGACCTGGGCATCAAGGGGAGGATCGAGAAAGCCACCAATCCAagtgggaaaaagaaaattaagatATTTCAGCCGGTATGTGATAAAcacataacacaaacacag GCCGcggaagcagcagcagcagccccagcaGCCGCGCTGCCCAAGTGCATAGGCCCGGGCTGCGGGAAAAACGCTCTGCCAGACTCCGTTTACTGCGGTAACGATTGCATCCTCCGGCACGCCGCGGCCGCCATGAAATCCATCACTGACGTGAAAGAGACCAAACCAAAGGAAAAACCCAAGCCTAAAGGACAGAAGAAACCCACCACAAGGTCTACTGTCAAG AGATCGGCTGGAAGGAGGTCCACCGAGTCTTCTGGTCAGCCAGATGATGACGACGACTCCGACAGcgaagatgaggaggaggatgaagaggggGAGCGCAAAGAACAGGAGCCAGCCGTTGCATCCTGGTCCAGCGACCATAATTACAATGCAGTAACGCCAGAAAAGACTGCTCCAAATGCTTCATCTGTGTTTAACAAATCGT CTGGAAAGgaaagtgatgatgatgatgaggatgaggatgatgacgAAGAAGCCACAACCAACCGGAAGCAGTCTCCCGTTTCCTCCACGCCCCCAAAGCCAAGCAAGAAGGTCCCTGCCTCCCCGGGTGCCAAGACACTTGCCAAGCGGAAAAAGCACACCTCTCTGTCACCCGGTCGAGGGCGAGCCTCCAAGAAACCTGCCCTGCCCCCAGGCAAAGcacccaaaaccaaaaaacccagccctgctccacctGCCCTTCCACCTGTAGCCCCTTTGCCAGCGGGGCCCCCTGCCTCCAGACATCACGTCACTGGGGCCCTGAGGGTCAGCAAGACAAACTACACCATCCCGAAGAAGCAGCCACAGCCGCCTACGTCAGGCCCATCTCCAGCTGTCAGGCCCCCACCTGTGTCCTCAGCCCCCCCAACCTCTACCTCATCTGCCCCTCCCAGACCCCCACCGCCTGCTGCCGTTACACcgcaaccccaaccccaaccccaacctcAACCCCAACCTCAACCAAACAACCAAATCAGACAGAACATCCGTCGCTCGCTCACAGACATTCTGTACAAGAG ggtgAGCGACAGCGATGACCTCGCGATACCTGAGAGCGAGGTTGGAAAACTGGCAGTCAACATTGAGAAGGAAATGTTCAACTTATTCCTCAACACAGACAACAAGTACAAGAACAAGTACAGATCCATCATGTTCAACCTGAAGGACCCTAAAAACAAG GGGCTGTTTTATCGAGTTGTAGGTGGTGAGGTCAGCCCCTTCAAGCTGGTGAGGCTGAGCCCGGAAGAGCTGCTCTCCAGAGAGATCTCTGAATGGAGACCGAGGGAAGCCCCAGAG GTCCTGGACCCAAACCCAAGGCCCCCTCCACCTGGGCAGTCAAGGCCCACTCCAAAGCTGGAGGTGGCACCCGATGTGGACATGGAGgagtctcctcctctgtctgaTGGAGACGTATGTATCCCTGCCTCCTGTCCGTCTCCTGGCATGGGCTCTGCTGCA gaGCAGGAAGAGCCTCGGCCATCTCCAGCCCCAGCTCCGGCTCCAGCATCTGCCCCTGCCCCGGCCTCTGCCTCCGGTCCTGCGGTGAAGACTAGCCAGGTCAACGTGGCTAGCCCCGTCCCCGATATCTTCAGCAGCATGTTGAAGGACACCACTGCCGAGCACAGGACTCATCTGTTTGACTTAAACTGCAAGATTTGCACAG GCCAGAAGTCTGCTGATGATGAGCCCCCGGCTAAGAAGCCCAAGCCGTCTGCCCCCGCCGTCGTCAAGAAGGCAGAGGTCAAGGTCAAGCACGAGCCGCGCCCCTCCAAAGCGGGCGGTTCCTCAAGCGACAGTGCGCCCATCGCACCCCCCGGGGGCGAGACACCCGTCACCGAGTCTCCGGCCTCGCCAGAGGACGCCTGCGTCGCGCCCGCGCCGAGCCAGTCGTGCGCTCCCGTGGCCATCCCCGCGGTTTCCTCTGTGACCATCACACGCCGGGACCCGCGCACAGCCGGCTACCGACCCCCGGTCCCCGCCACCCCAGCCCTGCCCGCTGTGTCCAGTACCTCTGAGCCGTCCGTCACTGAGACCAAGGCagccctgcccccgcccccacccccgccccctcctccatccGCCCCCAAGTCCATCCTGCTGAAACCCAACGCCTCGCCGGACACCCGCTTCTTCAGCACACCTGGAGCCAG TGGGCCGGACTCCCACTCCCCTCAGGAAAGTGAAACGGCCATGTTCCTCTCTGGCCAGGAAATGATGTGGAAGGGTTTCATCAACATGCACACCGTCGCCAAGTTTGTCACCAAGGCCTACCTGGTGTCTGGATCCTTCGAGCACCTGAAGGAG GATCTGCCGGACACAATCCACATTGGTGGCCGAATCTCTCCACACACAGTGTGGGACTACGTGGGGAAGCTTAAGACATCCCTGTCAAAG GAGCTGTGTCTGATCCGTTTTCACCCAGCgacggaggaagaggaggtggcctatgtctctctcttctcttatTTCAGTAGCCGACGGCGTTTCGGCGTGGTCGCCAACAACAACCGCCGCATAAAAGACCTTTATCTCATCCCGCTGAGTGCCAAGGATCCACTGCCCTCCAAACTCTTACCCTTTGATGGGCCAG GGCTAGAACCGGCTCGACCGAATCTCCTCCTTGGATTGGTCATCTGTCAGAAGGAAAGAAAGCGATCTGCAGCCTCCCAGGAAGGTGATGAGAAGAGGTCTAAGCTGCAGGCTCGGGACCCTGATGACACTGGCCTCCCCAAACCACCGGCCATTCCCAGGCCTGAGGTCAAGCAGGAAAAAACCCACCTGTACAACCTAGAGGCTTCCGCCAGTACCACCCCTCCTGGTTCCCCTCCTTCCATGGGCTCTTCTGAATCCTCATCAAGTTCCCAAGTCACCCCATCGATGTTGTCGCTGGTGTCCTCACTCAAGGGTTCGGCAGCTGGTAGCTCAGGCAAGGACTCACCCTCGTCCTCTGCCTCTAGCTCCGCCACCCCACTTCAGACTATCCTGAAAACACTGTTTGGAAAGAAGAAACAGGACTCtgatgcctctctctccccgtctgaGCATGCCTCTGTGGAGGCTCTGGTGCCAGTCCCACTGCTTGACCCGATTGTCCAGCAGTTTGGCCAGATCTCCAAGGAGAAAGAGGTAGATGAAGATGAGGACGACAGACCATATGACCCTGAAGAAGAGTATGATTCAGCTATGGGTTATGGAACCGAAGTGCCTGTGGTCACAGGAAAGGCATTTGAGACCAGTAAGCAGGCTGAGGCTGCTGTTCCAGCCTCCACTGCAGATGTGGATGATGTTGCCTATGATCCAGAAGATGAAACTATCTTTGATGAAGTGAAAGGTGGTGTTGATGTTCCTGGCCAGGCTAAAGCTAAACCCACATCTGAGGGTGAGGTGGGAGGTTCCACATTGACTGAGCAACAGAAGATGCTGGATGAGCTGAACAAGCAGATAGAGGAGCAGAAACgtcagctggaggagcaggaggagtcTATTCGTCAGCAGAGAGCAAATGTAGGGGTGTCCATAGGAGATACTTTGTTGACTGCACCTACAAAATCCCTGTTGGCTAATAGTCAGCTACTTGTGCTAGGAAAAAAGGCAGAGGAACTGGTGGCAAAGACTCCAGTGGCCCCAGTAATTAATCAGAGAAGGGACCCAAGGCAGAGCAGGGACCCAAGGCAGGCAGCAGCTAATCGGAGGCTCACGTCTGACTCTGTGGAAAAAGAGGAGGCCTCTACATCAGCTACAGTTGAGGACACAGTTCCAGTACAGGCAGACATCACAAAGCCAGTTCAGTCCCAGCCAGAAATGGAGACACAGGCTGAGGTGAAACAGGCTGAGGCTGTCCCATTCCTTGATACAAAAGACACTGAAGTAGTTATTCCCTTGTTGGGAGAGACAGTAGAACCTGACATGGAAGATCTTACTGAGCCCTTTACTGAGCCTGTTGAGAAACCCAATGGGGATTCTACTAAGGCTGAGATTGAAAGTAACCCATACACTGCCTGGCCCAATTCAGCCAGCATTTTAAAAGCCAAGGAACTTTCAGATCTGGAAAAGTCGCATGAGCAGTCTGTTCCTGACCTAGCCCAGACACAAACCTCAACCCCTTATTATAGTACACATGGGAGCAGCAACCCTACACTCCCCAGAAATCCCcaaaatacagcacagagcaacaCTTACCCACAAGACTCTCAGGCTCCCCTTGTGCCCCACATGGCAATGTCAAACCCAGACTTCGGCAGCACTCAGGAAATGCCGCCTCCCATACCTTTCCAGCCCCCACTTGGCCCCCCACCTATGCAGGGAATTCCCCCGATTCAGGGACCTCCTCCTATGCAAGGTGAGGGAGACCAGTCCCAGTACAGAGATCCGTCCCACTTTGGGCCCCCAGCACCTTACCCACCTTATCAGAATCAATGGGGAGGACCCCAGCAGCAGTTTGATAGCCCTCGGGGTCCCCTGCCCCAACCCATGATGGGGCCACGAGCACCACCTCCATTTCAACCTCTTGGTCAGAGGGGACCTCCCCCTCAGATGTTTGATAGTCCCATGGGTTCCATACCTCCACAACATATGGGGCAAAGAGGTCCACCTCCAGGACAATTCATGGAGGGTCATggtcctccaccccctccttttGATGGGCAAAATGGCTCACTCCAGCCAAGGTTCAATGGGCCCCCACCTCCATTTAATTTTTCAGGACCTCGAGGCCCTCCTCCACCTTTTGCAGGGCCACCCCCTGTCCACTTTGATAACAGAgcccccccaccatcccactTTCCTGGACCAAGagggccccctccaccccatcaGTTTGGGGACCATGGGCCTCAGAAGCCCTTATTGGATACGCCAAGAGGCCCTGATGACCAGCAGTATGACAACAGTAGCAGCACCTATCAGCAGGGGTTAGAGCAGCACCAGGGACAGACGCCACCACCTATGTATAGagaaaccccacccccttcacagGCCCtatcctacagggccccacccCACAACCAGTTCGAAGCACGGAGGGGTCCACCCTCTGGCAGTGAAATGGGACCGCAACGTTTCACCCCTCCCAACCAGTTTGGAGGGCCAAGAGGACCACCGCCACATGCTCACAATCAGAGGGTCCCTTCACCTCAACACAGGGGCTCTTTTGAAGATCAGCgaggtcctcctcctccagatTTCTCACCAAGGCAGAGAGGTCCTCCACCGGCACACTTCAGTGGGCCACGGGCCCACCCACCAACCCACTTCTCGGAaagtgggggaggaggacagcCACGGTTCCACTTTGAAAACCATCCACCAGATGGCAGACCACTCCGGCATGCTGGTCCtctcctccccactccccctgATGGTCCCATTCAGATCCCAAACCGCATGGGTCACAGCCCTGAACCACATCGTGAAGATCACTGGAGGCCTGCACCTGACTTGAGAAGGAGAGGTAGTGGCAGGGATGATTCAGAGCCACGCAACAGTGGAGACAGGCCAAGCAGGTTTGAAGCCAGCCACCGTGAGAGGGAGGGTATTCAGGGGCCCACCCGTATTTCTGAGGAAAGGCAGAGGGATGTGTcagaggacaggaggagagagagggatggcgCTCATGCTGGCAGGCCCTGGGATAGGAGCACAGGCAAACGCTGGAGCAGGGAGCGAGATCGGGAGAGGGACCGGGAGAGGGACCGCAGCCgaggcagggagggggaaagacaCAGGGAAGGAGATGGAGACAAGAGGCGAGACCGAGACCGTGACAGAGAACGTGAACGGGACAGGGGCAGAGATCGAGACTCTGACCGGAGAGACCACGATCGCGACTCTGACCGGAGAGACCACGATCGCGACAGAGCCAGGAACAGAGACAGGGACCGCGACCGAGACAGGGATCGCGAACGCGACAGAGACCGGGACAACAGAGACAGGCGTCGTGATCGGTCAAGGAGCAGGGATAGAGAACGTGGcaaagac